A segment of the Burkholderia sp. PAMC 26561 genome:
AGCAATGTGCTGCAAAGCATCCAGCACGTGAACGCCCGCTTGCCATTCGTGCCCATGCTCGACCGTGTGCTCGTGAGTCCGACGTTTCACCGGCGTCATCATGCGATTGGCTATGGTCACGAAGGTACGCGCTATGGCTGCAACTTCGGCGTGCTGTTTCCGTGGTGGGACATGCTGTTCAAGACGGCTTCATGGAATCGCGCGGTCGAACCGACAGGCATTCGCGATCAGTTGCCGGCGCCGGACGGCCGCGGGCGCGATTACGGAATGGGCATGTGGGCGCAGCAATGGCATGCGTTCGCGCGGATTGCGCAGCGAATGCGTTCCGAATAGTTCCAGACACTTCGCTGCCTTAACCAACGCCATGCGCGAAGCGCATGGCGTTTTTTATTGGCCGCGCAAAACATCATTCAACTCGTGTTTTATACAAATCACCGCGATCCAAGTGGGACAGCGACCATACCGCTCAGACCAGCCTGTCATGCCACCTCCAAGTGCGGCAGGCTTCGCCAAATCGATGATGCCGCAGAACGTGCAAATAAGACCGAAACCTACCCGCTCGGATCACTTGCGCACTATATGCATTAAATGTTTTTTCCTGCTGATGAGCTAATCAGGGTTTAGTGGTCGCCGCAAGACACAGCGATGAAGAAGATAGGTAGCGCGTTGATAAGGTAGCTTTTCGTTCATTAAGACTTGTCTGATAGACGTGACCCGCGCACGCTCGCTAAAACGCACGTTCACACTTTTAATTTTTTCCTACAAACAAAAAGGGAGTGAACATAGTGAAACGATATGTCATCAAGCGCTATGACAAGTCAACCAGCGGCGCATTTGTCGTTCAAGGAGCGGAACTAGGAACGCGTAACGGAACGCCGATAGCAATCATTGGGTCACCGGTATATTGCCCGGCTTGCAAGTCAGAGCGGCACATCGTGGCGACAGGTCCAAGACACCTTACGTCCTTTGGTGGAAAGGAGATTGCTCTTGAGAATGATTGGGGCTTGGGTAAATGCAGGCCGCCCCCGCGGATGACCGCAACGCAAAACACGATGTCACAGTCGTTTACCAGCGAAGAACTTGCAGCCCAAGGCTATACGCTGAAGGGTGCCCCGTTTTTGCGCTATTACGATGAGGGAATCAGGCGACGCGACAGCAACAGTCTACTTCCGATCGCGAACGTTCCATATCGAATCAAAGACGGTTCGCAGATCCTGGCAACGGGTGTAACCGATGCGAATGGTCGGATAAAGCGCGTCATGACGAATACAGCTTCGAATAACGTGATCGAGATACAGCACTCGGGAGCGACGCGCCGATGATGCGATTGCTACTGTGTATCGGCGACGAGCCGGAAACTGGGGGCTTCATCGATCCCGCATCAGGTGGGTCGTTCAGCATTCGAGGTCATCAAGTCGCGCTCATTGGCGCCTCTGCCTATTGCAACGCATGCAACAGCACGGGCTCGATCGTGAAGGCCGGTGGCCCCCGGCGCCCATGGCATCGCGGCGTTGAAGTAGCGCACGACGGCGATATCGTTCTTTGCAAGTGTGCAAAACCGCCCCGCATGATCGCGACGATGCAAAGCACGTCAACAAACGATGACATGATCGAATCGCGGGGGGAGGTCGATGACTATCGAACCGGACATGTACACCTCGGCGATGGCCCCGGTCACTTCGATCAAGCGTTCACGCTGAAGGATCGATATACCGGGCAGCCCTTAGCAGGCGTTCGCTATCGCGTGCAATCTGCGACCGGTGTCATTCATGACGGCATCACGGATGCAGCCGGACAAACAGCGCGCATACACGCGGCATGCGCGGAAAACATAACAATCCATATTCAACACTGAGAGCGGCTTATGTCGGATGCAACTTGGATAGAAGTAGGGACGGCCACTACTAATCGCACGCCTGATTCGAACGTCGATATTTTTCTGGATCTCGATAAGCCGCCTGTGTGTCACAACATGACCAATCAGGAATTCAGACAAGTCATTCTGAAGGTCAGAGACGCGGCGGTGGTGCTCGTAAAAGAGCGGATCGCGGCGCAAGCAAAATGGGATGCTGCGGAAAAAGAGCGCGCAGCGTACTATTTCGGACGGGCGGACGAAGAAATCAAAAGTACGCTGGCAAGAGGTTTGCCCAAGTTGCTATCTGCCCTTCAAGAACTTGTGCCGGAAAAGATCGTCCGTTGGGATAACACATTGAATAGAAGTCTTAGTTGTTCGATCACTGCTGATAGCGGAAACAACCGCGCGAGTGTCTGCAAGCCGGATTCCGAGAAGCGGGTAATTGCAATTTATAGTGCTTTTTGCACGGATTCCAATGGTTGGTTGTGGCGCTTCTCAAAAGTAAAAACATTGATCCACGAATGCACACATTACACCGATACCTTTAACTCCGATGATCTTATATATGCTGACAATGCGATTGGAGCGCACATTTTTGCTTTGAAAAACGCCGACAGAGCCATACGAAACGCAGACAGCATAACCGGATACATCGCGACCTTTGATCGTGAGGTAGCCCGATGAAGCAGGCATTTTTGTCACTGTTATTTTTCACGGCCACGGCGGTTACGCCTTGGTTTTCGGAAGTTGGACAGGCTTGCACCATCGGTGAGGAGATGGGTGCTCAATTACCGTTTGGAGCCATCGACATATCCAATGCAGACCGATTGAAAATTGCCAACCTCGTATTTGAAGCGCGAAAGTGGCCCGCCGTGGAAATTCAAGCTGTTGTAATTGCCGGTGCGTACAAGAGCGAACGCAAGATAGAATGGTTGAAGGAAGTTCGCGGCGAGAATGTTAAAGCTTACCTTTTGATGCTTGGCATTAAGGGCGGGAATATTTTGATCGACAAGAAGACATTCACTGATGCCATGACGGAAAGGGCAGCTGACGGCTCGCTTATAGTCGAGCAAGTCGTAGTGAGTTTAACCCCGCTATGTGACGGCAGTTGCGCGTGGATGTGTAGCGATCCCCGTGTGACGCCGCATACCCGATTGATTCAATAAATTCCGCTGGCACATCGCCCATGCTTAAGCATGGTGACGTGCAACGAAAGGGGAGCGGCATCTGGCGCGCTTCGTTCGGCCCCTACCGCCACTGCAACGTTTGGGGGTTGAATGTTGCGTGGTCGATTGCCTCCTGATCTCGATTCCGGGCTATCAACGGCCGTTATTGCTTTGTTTATTGAGCAAGGAGATTCCTTGTTGGCTGCCAGGTTAACAGGTTCACGCAGTCGGATTCTTCCCATGTGCAAGGACCGCACATAAAAGACCGGTGGACGGTGCGTCCACAGGCCCGGCCGGTCACGCATGGCGATTCGTCACACGCTAAACAAAAGCAGTCATAGTCAGGCCCCAGAGTATCAATCGCGATACGGTCGGCTCCCGGTTCGATAGGAGGCTTTTTCGGCATGAAGCGTTCACGCCAGCGCAGGACCTTCGCACTCATGGTTGACGTCCTTCATTGTCGCTGGCTCTCTACTCGGATTGCTGGTCTTTCCCGCGATTGTCAGCGGCATCGCGGTGCAGCTATCGAGCATAGGGACTCCAGATGCCGGGCGCCATCAAGCGCGGCACCAGCGCATTGGGCAGATGCGCCGCATCACACAACGCCATGCGCTTCGCGCATGGCGTTTTTTTATTGGCGCCGTCAAAACGTCAGCCCAATCATCTTTACACGATTTTTACACCCGCAGCAGTTCTCTTTGCCAGCCGTTTACACACGATCAACTAACCTTCAGCACGTCCAAATCCGCTACGGGAGATCAAAACAATGGACCTGCTTTATATCGCCGGCATCATCGCCTTCTGGGCTTTATGCGCGGCTCTGACCATCGGTTGCGACAAGCTGCGTCGCGCTCCAGGAGGCCGCCCATGACCACCTGGATGCTGGTGCTGGCCGGTGCCTCGACACTGCTCTTGTTCGTGTACCTCGTGTACGCATTGCTGCGTGCGGAGGATCTGGAATGAACGCCAATAACGTGTTTCAAGCGGGCCTTTACATTGTCGTACTGATCGCGCTCGCGGTTCCCATCGGCCGGTACATAACCGGCGTGCTTGATGGTTCGTCCGTAGTGGTTCGCCGCATCGGCCGCCCGATCGAGTCAGTGTTGTACAAGCTGGCCGGCGTAGACGATAAAGCCGAAATGTCGTGGAAGCATTACGCCTTTGCCGTCCTCGCATTCAACGCGCTCGGCGCGCTCGTGGTGTTCGGATTCCTTCGTCTGCAGCAATGGTTGCCGTCGAACCCGCAAGGCTTCGGTCCGATGACCTCCGACGGCGCGTTCAATACTGCGGTCAGCTTCGTGACCAACACGAACTGGCAGGATTACACGCCTGAAGCGACCGCGAGTTATCTGTCGCAGATGGTCGGCTTGTCGGTGCAGAACTTTTTGTCCGCCGCAACGGGTATTGCTGTCGTGGTTGCGCTGATTCGCGGCTTCGCGCGTCACACGGCGACCACTATCGGCAACTTCTGGGTCGACCTGACGCGCATCACGCTCTACATCCTCGCGCCGATGGCAACCGTCATCGCGCTGGTGTTCGTGAGCCAGGGCGTGATCCAGAACTTCGAAGCGTACAGAGATGTCGGCACGCTGCAGACCACGACATACCAGACGCCGAAGACGGACGCGCAAGGCAACGCGGTGAAGGACGCCAAGGGCAATGCCGTGATGGTCGACAACAAGGCCGACAAGCAGACGCTTGCAATGGGCCCGGTCGCTTCGCAGGAAGCGATCAAGATGCTTGGCACGAACGGCGGCGGTTTCTTCAATGCCAACTCAGCGCATCCGTATGAAAACCCGACGCCGTTTTCGAACTTCGTCCAGATGCTTTCCATGCTGATCATTCCTGCGTCGCTGTGCGTGGTGTTCGGAAGGATGGTCGGCGACAGGCGCCAGGGCTACGCGATTCTTGCCGCGATGACCATTGCCTTCGCAATTGCATGCTGGGGTGAAATCTCGTTCGAGCAAGCGGGCAATCCGCTGTTTGCATCGCTGCATGTCGATCAGAGCGCGTCGCCTTTACAGGCAGGTGGTAACGCCGAGGGCAAGGAAACACGCTTCGGTATTGCGCAGTCGGGCATTTTCACCGTTGCGACGACGGCGGCTTCGTGCGGCGCCGTGAACAACACGCACGACTCGCTGACGCCCATGGGCGGCTTCGTTCCAATGCTGCTGATCCAGCTCGGCGAAGTGATCTTCGGCGGCGTGGGTTCGGGCCTGTACGGCATGCTCGTCTTCGCAATGCTTGCGGTATTCGTCGCGGGCCTGATGATCGGGCGCACGCCTGAATACATCGGCAAGAAGATCGAGTCGTACGAGATGAAGATGGTCGCGATCGTGGTGCTGCTGACGCCGTTCCTGGTGTTGCTCGGCACATCGATGGGCGTGCTGACGGCCGCGGGCACGGCGGGTATCTCGAACCCGGGACCGCATGGCTTCTCCGAAGTGCTCTACGCCTACAGCTCGGCCGCGAACAATAACGGCAGCGCGTTTGCGGGCCTCACGGTCAGCACGCCGTTCTACAAC
Coding sequences within it:
- a CDS encoding PAAR domain-containing protein, translated to MKRYVIKRYDKSTSGAFVVQGAELGTRNGTPIAIIGSPVYCPACKSERHIVATGPRHLTSFGGKEIALENDWGLGKCRPPPRMTATQNTMSQSFTSEELAAQGYTLKGAPFLRYYDEGIRRRDSNSLLPIANVPYRIKDGSQILATGVTDANGRIKRVMTNTASNNVIEIQHSGATRR
- a CDS encoding PAAR domain-containing protein, whose translation is MMRLLLCIGDEPETGGFIDPASGGSFSIRGHQVALIGASAYCNACNSTGSIVKAGGPRRPWHRGVEVAHDGDIVLCKCAKPPRMIATMQSTSTNDDMIESRGEVDDYRTGHVHLGDGPGHFDQAFTLKDRYTGQPLAGVRYRVQSATGVIHDGITDAAGQTARIHAACAENITIHIQH
- a CDS encoding M35 family metallo-endopeptidase; this translates as MSDATWIEVGTATTNRTPDSNVDIFLDLDKPPVCHNMTNQEFRQVILKVRDAAVVLVKERIAAQAKWDAAEKERAAYYFGRADEEIKSTLARGLPKLLSALQELVPEKIVRWDNTLNRSLSCSITADSGNNRASVCKPDSEKRVIAIYSAFCTDSNGWLWRFSKVKTLIHECTHYTDTFNSDDLIYADNAIGAHIFALKNADRAIRNADSITGYIATFDREVAR
- a CDS encoding potassium-transporting ATPase subunit F, yielding MTTWMLVLAGASTLLLFVYLVYALLRAEDLE
- the kdpA gene encoding potassium-transporting ATPase subunit KdpA — protein: MNANNVFQAGLYIVVLIALAVPIGRYITGVLDGSSVVVRRIGRPIESVLYKLAGVDDKAEMSWKHYAFAVLAFNALGALVVFGFLRLQQWLPSNPQGFGPMTSDGAFNTAVSFVTNTNWQDYTPEATASYLSQMVGLSVQNFLSAATGIAVVVALIRGFARHTATTIGNFWVDLTRITLYILAPMATVIALVFVSQGVIQNFEAYRDVGTLQTTTYQTPKTDAQGNAVKDAKGNAVMVDNKADKQTLAMGPVASQEAIKMLGTNGGGFFNANSAHPYENPTPFSNFVQMLSMLIIPASLCVVFGRMVGDRRQGYAILAAMTIAFAIACWGEISFEQAGNPLFASLHVDQSASPLQAGGNAEGKETRFGIAQSGIFTVATTAASCGAVNNTHDSLTPMGGFVPMLLIQLGEVIFGGVGSGLYGMLVFAMLAVFVAGLMIGRTPEYIGKKIESYEMKMVAIVVLLTPFLVLLGTSMGVLTAAGTAGISNPGPHGFSEVLYAYSSAANNNGSAFAGLTVSTPFYNITTGIAMWFGRFGSIIPVLAIAGALAAKKRIATTAGSLPTHGPLFVVLLLGTVVLVGALTYVPALALGPIVEHLMMLSGK